The following are encoded in a window of Podospora pseudoanserina strain CBS 124.78 chromosome 6, whole genome shotgun sequence genomic DNA:
- a CDS encoding hypothetical protein (EggNog:ENOG503PHMZ), translating into MSSSENNHVSRTPDTEGDFRSPNSFVYVRTPMATISNNTGLKSTVYTTSVDEKDSSHQEGQQRQYQEQCQHQYRQQYQPRYRQSSYASSRSSLANEVIFDHEDSPPPLKDNNGPFHPASPYAKDDQSHGLGINAEQSCLHQEQRGTRTVSSPVGTSGKYGKTTEQPLAGVNWRDRSMSYGDSYGGQWSSNLRGSAASESYGPNRFYPPGYYFSPANRCNPSFRSYKSSASTDLLASLTSNARKAPFAAQPSTNRFNVFQTLDNNNNNNNNNQTDENDEKMSHCHNKSGTFGVVGDGRFGARPTPAAPAPPVLTSIGASGFASGRMMSHPGGNDSGILGFAQPQPSGPAYHPDALSSQLRSLSFRSGAAAVQAPGPFSAAQQHPFPGQQRPFFSQPAAAPLFPAGFCPLASVPETAVVRAGPSSSGALVPAPGQPFFFRPMECRTHRRLTELESYDLMIKGFSPNYKGNPDLDRNRSATIPEDMNCSLFLVGLPADVTTHELLAGVRNVGRVYATHINPPEPEKGHEQSAAKIVFFERSAAGTCSFPSPFLHMHSSIPTTPQKVLSRPSKSLDGPKANPPFPPERFFRQTTTQGFRIPTRAPPHNPARVTWNRIRSAEVDINGSKSRVLLISGPPHIVNEQHLREYFDNKLIYQVDEIIVHHPGAVPAALPAPPGSSAANPSTGNLSSSGGPRAPAGLLAYNDVPSGAPVTSYSNIPLAAGPLILGNNDKNDKNDNNDSNDNNDNNDNNDNNDNNDNNDNNDNNDNNNNNNNNNNNSNDDDNDNSGASGFSPGHSKSASSISSGSHRPSSLLGQLKGDRALIEFRFGSYRCQSEAARMALVREFREFGVLCEFGRDPCDRVKKKEEGKGKGREEEQQVEVYLGGGGDGCEDHHPFWRGGEAGMGGGAFAGGAGVGGDAFADGEGGFGSVFTPGAGAHLSATTLAGSYFQSRAQSDSVRGLWGGAREGA; encoded by the exons ATGTCTTCCTCAGAGAATAATCATGTCTCTCGGACTCCAGACACCGAAGGAGACTTCAGGTCTCCCAACTCGTTTGTCTATGTCCGCACACCTATGGCAAcaatcagcaacaacacagGGCTTAAGTCAACAGTCTACACTACCTCCGTTGACGAGAAGGACTCTTCCCATCAAGAGGGTCAGCAACGCCAGTACCAAGAACAGTGTCAACATCAGTATCGACAGCAGTATCAACCGCGGTATCGCCAGTCCAGCTATGCCAGCAGTCGCAGCAGTCTTGCCAATGAAGTCATCTTCGACCATGAAgactcccctcctccgctgaAAGACAACAACGGTCCCTTTCACCCTGCCAGCCCCTATGCCAAAGATGATCAAAGCCATGGCCTGGGCATCAACGCCGAACAAAGCTGCCTGCATCAAGAACAGCGAGGCACACGAACAGTCTCCAGCCCAGTAGGCACAAGCGGCAAGTACGGCAAGACCACAGAACAACCCCTCGCTGGGGTGAACTGGCGAGACCGCAGCATGAGCTATGGTGACAGCTACGGGGGACAGTGGTCTTCCAACCTACGGGGGTCAGCTGCCAGTGAGAGCTATGGCCCAAACAGGTTCTACCCCCCTGGTTACTACTTCTCACCTGCGAACCGTTGTAATCCAAGCTTCCGCTCTTACAAGTCGTCAGCGAGCACCGATCTTCTTGCCAGCCTCACAAGCAATGCCAGAAAAGCCCCTTTCGCTGCACAACCTTCGACAAACCGATTCAACGTGTTCCAGACGTTggataacaacaacaacaacaacaacaacaaccagaccGACGAGAACGACGAAAAGATGTCGCACTGTCACAACAAGTCCGGAACCTTCGGCGTTGTCGGAGACGGCCGCTTCGGTGCCAGACCCACTCCCGCTGCCCCCGCCCCGCCTGTCCTCACCTCGATCGGTGCCTCCGGCTTTGCCTCAGGCAGAATGATGAGTCACCCCGGCGGGAACGACTCTGGAATCCTGGGCTttgcccaaccccaaccctccgGCCCCGCCTACCACCCAgacgccctctcctcccagctCCGGTCCTTGTCCTTCCGCtccggcgccgccgccgtccaaGCTCCTGGCCCCTTTTCCGCTGCCCAGCAGCACCCCTTCCCGGGCCAGCAGcgcccctttttctctcagcctgccgccgcccccTTGTTTCCCGCTGGCTTTTGCCCCCTCGCGTCCGTCCCCGAGACCGCCGTCGTCCGAGCTggtccctcctcctccggcgccCTCGTCCCAGCCCCTGGGCAGCCCTTTTTCTTCCGGCCGATGGAGTGCCGCACCCACCGCCGCCTGACCGAACTCGAGTCCTACGACTTGATGATCAAGGGGTTCAGCCCCAACTACAAGGGGAACCCGGACCTGGACCGGAACCGGAGCGCGACTATCCCCGAGGACATGAACTGTTCTCTCTTCCTGGTGGGCTTGCCCGCCGATGTGACGACCCACGAGCTGCTTGCTGGGGTGAGGAACGTGGGACGGGTGTATGCCAcccacatcaacccccctgAGCCGGAGAAGGGCCACGAGCAGAGCGCGGCCAAGATTGTGTTTTTCGAGAGGAGTGCTGCCGGTACGTGTTcattcccttccccttttcttcatATGCATTCAAGCATTCCCACCACGCCTCAGAAAGTTCTGAGTAGGCCTTCCAAAAGTTTGGATGGGCCT AAAGCTAAcccacccttcccaccaGAACGCTTCTTCCGCCAAACCACAACCCAGGGCTTCCGCATCCCAACCCGCGCTCCTCCCCACAACCCCGCCCGCGTGACCTGGAACCGCATCCGGTCCGCCGAAGTCGACATCAACGGCTCAAAGTCTcgcgtcctcctcatctccggACCCCCCCACATCGTCAACGAGCAGCACCTCCGCGAGTACTTCGACAACAAGCTCATCTACCAAGTCGACGAGATCAtcgtccaccaccccggCGCCGTCCCTGCCGCCTTGCCCGCTCCCCCCGGTTCCTCTGCTGCCAATCCCTCGACAGGCAACCTCTCTAGCTCTGGTGGTCCCCGCGCCCCAGCCGGCCTATTGGCCTATAACGACGTCCCTTCCGGCGCTCCCGTTACCAGCTACAGCAACatccccctcgccgccggtcctctcatcctcggcaaCAACGACAAAAACGACaaaaacgacaacaacgacagcaacgacaacaacgacaacaacgacaacaacgacaacaacgacaacaacgacaacaacgacaacaacgacaacaacgacaacaacaacaacaacaacaacaacaacaacaacagcaacgacgacgacaacgacaacagtGGCGCCAGCGGCTTCAGCCCCGGCCACTCCAAGTCCGCCTCCAGCATCAGCTCCGGAAGCCACAGACCCAGCTCTCTCCTGGGCCAGCTCAAGGGCGATAGAGCCCTCATCGAGTTCCGCTTCGGCAGTTACCGCTGCCAGTCCGAGGCAGCCCGCATGGCTCTCGTGAGAGAGTTTAGGGAATTTGGGGTCTTGTGCGAATTTGGGAGGGATCCTTGTGATCgtgtgaagaagaaggaggaaggaaaggggaaggggagagaggaggagcagcaggtaGAGGTTTATttaggtggtggtggagatggttgtgaggaccaccaccctttctggaggggaggagaagctgggatgggtggtggtgcgtttgccggcggtgctggtgtggGGGGTGATGCGTTTGCTGACGGCGAGGGGGGCTTCGGCTCCGTGTTCACTCCGGGTGCGGGCGCGCACCTGTCCGCGACGACCCTGGCTGGGAGTTACTTCCAGTCGCGGGCTCAGAGCGACAGCGTGCGCGGCCTGTGGGGTGGTGCTCGTGAGGGGGCGTGA